In a single window of the Melanotaenia boesemani isolate fMelBoe1 chromosome 22, fMelBoe1.pri, whole genome shotgun sequence genome:
- the id2b gene encoding DNA-binding protein inhibitor ID-2b has translation MRAGLMVLPTDRQRSSGGLLNIREEPPVLLQPDMRLYYRLLLHLVPGPYRSGSVSRLEVLQRVIDYILDLQSELDASTAAAEQQEPLSTPTPAGCDG, from the exons ATGAGAGCCGGGTTGATGGTGTTGCCTACggacagacagaggagcagCGGCGGCCTACTCAACATCAGGGAGGAGCCGCCGGTACTACTGCAGCCGGACATGAGGCTGTATTACCGGCTGCTGCTGCACCTGGTTCCTGGTCCGTACCGATCTGGATCCGTCAGCAGGTTGGAGGTCCTGCAGCGAGTCATCGACTACATCCTGGACCTGCAGTCCGAGCTGGACGCCTCCACCGCGGCCGCAGAGCAGCAGGAGCCCCTGTCAACGCCCACACCTGCAG GGTGTGACGGGTAA